Part of the Sphaerochaeta associata genome is shown below.
TTCACCATAGGGCCTGAGAGCGCTCCCTATGACTACCTGCTGGGCGCACTATCGGGCTGTCTGTTTTCAACCTTTGAGGAGCTTGCGGTAAAGATGCGCGTAAGCTGGGAGCATGTCAGTTTTGAGGTGCATGCAGAGAAGCGCGAGGACGTACCGACCACGCTTCGGGAGCTTTCCATAACCGTAGAGGCTACCGGTGTGGA
Proteins encoded:
- a CDS encoding OsmC family protein, translating into MGDKKHIRADFVPGHYQFTTDKGSSFTIGPESAPYDYLLGALSGCLFSTFEELAVKMRVSWEHVSFEVHAEKREDVPTTLRELSITVEATGVDNQQKFSKAFETATRYCSIYQTISGVSEMHWSVDFR